From the Aquitalea magnusonii genome, one window contains:
- the dinB gene encoding DNA polymerase IV: MTGQRKIIHVDCDCFYAAIEMRDNPALRDIPLAVGGQPDSRGVIATCNYIARRFGVHSAMSSARALRLCPQLLILPPDMVRYRAASQQIMAIYERYTPLIEPLSLDEAYLDVSTQPHEQGSATLMAAAIRRQIQTEVGITASAGIAPNKFLAKIASDWHKPDGQFVIRPQDVDAFVLQLPVEKIHGVGRVTAAHLKKLGIHRCSELRQWEMSDLMRHFGRFGERLYELARGRDERPVSTDRSRKSISVEETYAQDLPDLAACLDKLPELMAKLQGRIARAENPPFKGLSVKLKFADFSQTTAEQTGRQLTAAAYTELLGIAFERGQRPVRLVGVGVRLADDTDQPQQLPLFVEL, encoded by the coding sequence ACAACCCGGCGCTGCGAGATATCCCGCTGGCCGTGGGCGGGCAGCCGGACAGCCGCGGCGTGATTGCCACTTGCAACTACATCGCCCGCCGCTTTGGCGTACACAGCGCCATGTCATCGGCGCGCGCGTTGCGCCTGTGTCCGCAATTGCTGATCCTGCCGCCGGACATGGTCCGCTACCGCGCGGCCAGCCAGCAGATCATGGCCATCTACGAGCGCTACACCCCGCTGATCGAGCCGCTATCGCTGGATGAGGCCTATCTGGATGTCAGCACCCAGCCGCACGAGCAAGGCAGCGCCACCCTGATGGCCGCGGCCATCCGCCGCCAGATCCAGACCGAAGTGGGCATTACCGCCTCGGCGGGCATTGCGCCCAACAAGTTTCTGGCCAAGATTGCCAGTGACTGGCACAAGCCCGACGGGCAGTTCGTGATCCGCCCGCAGGATGTCGACGCCTTTGTGCTGCAACTGCCGGTGGAAAAGATTCATGGCGTGGGCAGGGTGACGGCGGCGCATCTGAAAAAGCTGGGCATTCACCGCTGCAGCGAGCTGCGCCAATGGGAAATGAGCGACCTGATGCGGCATTTTGGTCGCTTTGGTGAACGCTTGTACGAGCTGGCCCGTGGCCGTGACGAGCGGCCGGTCAGCACTGACCGCAGCCGCAAATCCATCAGCGTGGAAGAAACCTATGCCCAGGACCTGCCGGACCTCGCCGCCTGCCTGGACAAGCTGCCAGAGCTGATGGCCAAGCTGCAGGGCCGCATTGCACGGGCGGAGAACCCGCCATTCAAGGGACTGAGCGTGAAACTGAAGTTTGCCGACTTCAGCCAGACCACCGCAGAGCAGACTGGCCGACAATTGACAGCGGCAGCCTATACCGAACTGCTGGGCATCGCCTTTGAACGCGGCCAGCGCCCGGTGCGGCTGGTGGGGGTGGGCGTCAGGCTGGCCGATGACACCGACCAGCCACAGCAATTACCGCTGTTTGTGGAACTGTGA